One Magnolia sinica isolate HGM2019 chromosome 2, MsV1, whole genome shotgun sequence genomic window, AGTATGGACTTTTATGCTCacccacacaccagctatacaggtGGCCTGCTTTTCTTCGATCCAAACCTCCCAAATGTGGCTTCCATTAAATCCCAATGAATGGATGTAACCATCTTTGGATGGCCCATCATTTAGATGGTCTAAAAGGGGATATTTAAATGTTTCAAACTATCAAAGTAAATATCCCGATTTAAATCTGACTTTTGGGTTCTGCAAAGTGCAACATGACCCATGATGATGAAAGTTGTAGGTTAGTCCACATGCACGTCACGTGTATGATAATACGTACTCACGCAGTGTAGGATTGCGGCTCCTGTGGCCCAAacctctgtggggccactgttagtatgtgttatatccacgccgtccatttatttctctatttcattttttataaCAGCCTAAATATGccagatgggccacacgaaaGTAGGGAGTGGAGATAAAAGataaccaccgttgaaaactttccagGCGGAAATTTCggttcaagttgatatttgtgtttcccttcatctaagatGGGAGTAAATTTATGAACGGCCCTGCAGCCTTATGCCCTGCAGGCCCACCGTtacgtatgtgttatatttactccgtctatccatttagcCATTTCATTTTGTGGACATCAACCCAAATATGAAACAAGGTCGAAGATCAAACgggccacaccacagcaaacaAATGAGGAGAGAaacgaccaccgttgaaaactttccgTGGCCACAAAAATTTCagttcaagttgatatttgtgtttcacttGTCCACGGTGGAGTCACTTCATGAGCAGGCCTGCAGTCCTAAATTTGTGTTTCCCTAAGTCTACGGTGGAGTCAGTTCATGAACAGGTCTGTAGCCCTAAAATCTGTAAGGCTCACcgtcatgtatgtgttatatctactccgttcatccgtttcctCATTTAACCTTTTGACGTCATTccaaatatgaaacaaatcaggAGTTCAGACATCTCAGTAAAAAGTGAGGATGAAGActaccaccgttgaaatcttcacgCGGCGACGGAAGATTCgactcaagttgatatttgtgtttaacgTCATTTACGTTAGGAGTCACTTTACGAACGGGTTAGATGGGATATAAACAGCCGGTGGGAAATACGGAGATACGAAGTGTGGGCACTGGGAAGGTTTCTTCAGGTATCGTtcacttcagatttggatctgttcaTATCTTGGCTCATGTCCGAGCTGGTGAAACGGACGGTGAgaatagatataaaacatatatactgtttccggtggtgtggtccacaggagGCTTGGATTTGTCTTATGTTTGGATATTTGTCCCAAAATGATCTGGCCAAACGAATGAACGGACTTAGATATAGAACATAAATTACAGTGTCCCCACAGAGCACGGGTTACACGCAGCCAAAAGCTGCGTGAATCCTCTGCAGGTGGCCATCCACGTTCCATAGGCCAGGGCCAGGTGAGCTTCATCGCAACTACTGCAGTCTTTTctcgacgcggattgcgtgcagCGACTTGCTGTATGAAGTCGGTGCAGCACAtaaaactctgtggggcctaccgtgacaTCCctaaaaatccactccatcaattTCTCCATTTCATGGTAGTGTGTAATGCCATAAAAAAAAGGATCCAACTCATGTAGGCTACAACTAAAgaaaaggtgaggattgaacCCCACCACTGAAACGttttggggcctaccttgatgtttatataccatccgaCTCGctcataaggtgattcccacctCGATGAAGGGAAACGAAGCATATTAGCCAGATCGAAAACTCCTGGGGTCCCCAAGCGTTCAATACCCACAGTTTCTAGCccagctgagttttggatctacctatttttaaGGATCACAACCGAGTACCATACAACTCCTCTAAATTCAATTCAAATATATAAAAGCAAAAGGCAAAAAGGCCAAAAGCttacatgcatccatgcatgtagATACTCGTCTACTGGATGTACATGCTGGATGAccgtattttaattttttaaatatgacaACTCATCAACTAACAGAGTGGCATGAGGGTGACAAcgtgcatgagatccaccccgtccatcaactGCAGTGCCTCATGTTCACCTTGGAACCCAAAGATCAGGCAGGTCCAAaactcagctggaccacaccttagggaaGAGGTGGGATCGTACGCACATGATTCGTTGAGTGTGGGGTCACCGAGGTTTATAtacgccatccaatccattcatctgattcgAATCACTAGGATTAAGGAACGTTCAAAaaattatgatatatttttttgaactcaggtggcccacacctgGTTTTAAGCAGATTTAGATGTTTCTGATGATGAAGACTACCTGAGTTTTGTTCAGtgagaagttctggatcaaagaAGAGTTTATTTtggcgcacctgatggacggcgtggatcgcaTTCAGATGAAGTCTGTTGTCCCACAGAAGAGGTAGATAGTCTCGCCAGTATTTTCCTCACCAATCTGGATTATCCCAACGCCCTTTGATGTGTCATATCGATTCTCGAGAGTGTATATCCCAACCGTCTAATGAAACACCCTGTAATATCTAAGGCACTTTGACCTTTAACTCTTTCcctttgaatatggaccgtttgTTTCATGAGCCATTGATCGAAAGTTCACTATCTTCCGATCCTCAAGATTTTAGAGACGGGCACCTTCATTTGGGTATCTTATCAaatcaaccgtttggatcaccGAACATGACGGTAGATCCATCCTGGCACATGTGCCTGACATCTAGCCGTCCATCAGTCGATGTCACTACTCAGCCGGAAAAACATAcggctcaggtaggccacacacaaaTGGAGACATGACTGTTGAGAAAAGCTTGCTTTGTAAAAACAGGAACAGCCTGTGGTTCCAATATCagcacaaggtgggtcccacctgcttatTAGGATAAGATTGCATGTCCTCCCGAAATGCCAGGTTGGCACATGTGGCCAGCCTTTTGCCACCTGTCAAAGCCGCAAACCCAAGTCAGTGGGTTCTCTTCGTTTCACACGCCGACTGCCTATTGAATTGCTGATGAGTCTCCTTATCCCTCAGTCAGACAGCTATCAACAGACGACAGCTACTTTCTACTTATATCCTGCGGGAGTATAAATTTTTATGCACAGGCACACACCGTCTGTACAGGTGCCCCGCACTTCTTCTATCCAAACCTCCCAAATGTGGCTTCCATATGGAGTGTGATGAGAAAATCCCAGTGAATGGATGGATTGACGGACGTAACCATCTTTGGGTGGCCCTCATTTAGATGGTTAAAAAGGAGATATTTAAATGTTTCAATCCACCAAAACAAATATCCCCATTTAAATCTGACTTTTGCATACTGCACAGTGCACCGTAGACCCGTGATAACGAAAGTTGTAGGTTGGTCCACATGCCTGCAACGTACATGGTAATACGTACTCACGCAGTGTCGGACGCATATTGCGGCTCCTGCAGCTCAAACCTCAGTGGGCCACTGTTacttatatgttatatccactccgttcatctatttctctatttcatttttttataacagcccaaaaatgagacatatatgaatctcatatgggccacaccacggtaAAAAGTAGGGATAAAAATATTTCggttcaagttgatatttgtgtttcccttcaacTACGATGGATGGAGTAACTTTATGAAGGGCCCTGTAGCCTTGTGCCCTGTGAGCCCATCATTACGtacgtgttatatctactccTTCCATTTATTTAGCTATTTTATTTTGTGGGCATCAACCCAAATATGAGACAAGGTAGAAGGTTAAACgggccacaccacagcaaacaAATGGGGAGAAAGACTACCACCATCGAAAACTTTCTATGGCCGCGAAAGTTTCggctcaagttgatatttgtgtttcacttCGTCTACGGTGGAGTCACTTCATAAACGGGCCTACAGCCCTATGCCCTGCGGGGCCCACTATTAttgatgtgttatatctactccgtccatctattttgccatttCATTTTGTGACATCAAACCAAATATAAGACAAGGTAAAGATCAAACGGGCGACACCACAGCAAACAAACGAGGTTAGAgacgaccaccgttgaaaactttctgcgGCTAAGAAAGTTTCGgtacaagttgatatttgtgtttgcctcCGTGTACGTTGTAGTCACTTCATGAACAGGCCAGCAGCCCGTGTTTCCCTTTACGGTGGAGTCACTCCATGATCAGGCATGAAGCCCTAAaatctgtggggttcaccgttatgcatgtgttatatctactccgtccatccatttcgccatTTCACTTTTTGACATTATGCAAAATATGAGACAAATCAGGAGATCAGATGGGCCACGTCACAGTAAAAAAAGGGGATAAAGACAACCATCGTTGAAATCTTCATGTGGCCACGGAAGATTCgattcaagttgatatttgtgttttccttcatttacGTTAGGAGTCACTCTATTAACGGGtgggatgggatataaacatcgtggtgggaaGTTCGAAGATATCAAGTGTGGGCGCTAGGAAGGTTTCTTcaggtatggttcacttgagatttggatctgatcctATTTTGGGTCACGTACGAGCTGGcgaaacggatggtgggaatagatataaaacatatatattgtttcctgtaatgtggtccactggagtctTGGTTATATCTCATGTTTTGatatgtgtcctaaaatgagcttgccaaacgaatggacggagtggatatagaatatacatTACAGTTTCTCGACAGAGAGCGGGTCCCACGCACCTTAGAGGCGCGCGAATCCTGCAGTTGGCAAAACGCGTTCCATAGGCCAGGGTCAGGTGAGCTTCATCTCACACCAGCCGTTTTTTCCGGAGGCGGATTGCGTGCAGCGACTTGCTGCATGAAGTGGGTGCAGCATAtaaaactctgtggggcctactgttacATCcctaaaaatccactccgtccatcaatttctccaTTTCATGATAGTATGTAATCGAAAAATTGATAGAGACCTGAAACTCATGTATGCTACAACTTTAgaaaaggtgaggattgaacCCACCACTGAAACGTTATTGGGCCTATcgtgttgtttatttgccatccgactcgttcataaggttattaccacCTCGATAAAGGGAAACCAAGCATATTAGCCAGATCGAAAACTCCTGGGTCCCCAAGCGTTCAATACCCATGGTTTCtcgtggtgtagcccacctgagttttggatctacctatttttagGATCAAAACCTAAAGTGAGCTggagaaactgatgaacggagttgaTTTCACACGGACATatcgatggaccccacaaagttttaTGCTGCGTGGGCTCGTGCAGCAGGGCGCTGTGCGCAATCcgcgtcttttttttttttctcctctatTTTAACCTACCGTGGCATCAAGTCGTGGGCGAAACCTTGCAGCTACGGATGCTGTCAAAATCCAGCACAACTCACCGCCTTCCTTCGTAGATATTTTAGAGGGACCACTTTCCGAGCTGCTTTTGCTCCTTTTCCTTGTCTTTTTCACAGCATGCTCAATTTCACTGTTTCAAAACAGCTTTCCTGCACTGTGTCCGGCGCATGGTattattaggtgggatgggattcagcAAACATAATTATTACAGAGGACAGAAAAGTCTCTGTTCCCATGTGATAAACTTAATTCCCTTTGCAATACAATGGTATATTCAATggatatacctaccatcatttgGAATGATTGAAAATGATAAGTATGTGTTACATTCAAACCtttaatctatttttaacctcattttatggcatgagcctaaaaatgatagagattcaaaacttatgtggtattaaagaagtttttaacagtggatatttaatccttgctgctttctatggtgggtcctattgagctttagatctactaaTTTTTTaacccatgttctaaaatgatctcaaaaaatgagtggatggtgtggatatagcccacacatcatgttgAGACTTACACAACTTACAAGTATCGAGTGAATTGGCACGGGACTCAacgcaattccatctaatctaattccaagcttttcctgTCTTCCCAAACATTAAATAAAATTAAcacggaccaaatgcaattcaatccaatctaatcccatctaataccacgcGCCAAACGACCTCTCATCATCAAATGTAAAGGGGCGCGTTGAGGGGGATCGATGGACCGACAAGTGTGGGTTcccgactgtggggcctaccttcatgtATTTAACTTACatcaacaccattcatctgttttgaaagctaattttatactataataccaaaaatgaatcatatccgaatcTAAAATTAACTacatcatgggaaacagtggtgattgaccattaaaagcttctcgtgGGTTACGAaagtttggattaagctgatatctgtatcgtcccttcatccaggtctacgtgacattatcaacaggttggatggcaaataaacattcaggtagcacccaaataagtttttaatggtgggtattcaatcatcactatttattGTGGCGTGTATGAATCAAAGGATGAGATCGTTCAATCAATCTGACATTGGAGTCGATCTACGGTGGATACTATTATTTAGACGTCTATTAATTTGATTAGAATGGAGGACACGTTTACAATTGATGACGACTGCATGCAAATGGTTCGAATTTCTGCTATTATCAGAAAATTCCTTAACACACCagaatttatgaaaaaaaaaaccgcCTTGATAGTTTAAATATTCCAAAAAACCCAGTAACCTAGATGCATGGCACAATGACCAAAATACCTTCTGACCGACATGGTTTGTgaatgacatccaaaccgtccaaaaggtGCACAACCCATCATAATGATCAAATGCCTTAATAATTTACTGATCTTATTATCAGGTCGGTCACACGTGGGTTGGAGATTTGTGGCAGATGTATATTgatttctattatgtggcccacctgatgatcgaatctgcccaatttttttttaaggtttaatttttttttggaaggtggattggcctgatttttcggTTGTATGATAATCATGAAGGGGTCCACCTGTTTGAGGGTTGGATGTCGAAACACGTGTGCCCTGCTGCTTGGCTCTACgacttttcttaaaaaaataaaaataagcgaAGGACATTTTGGGGAATTTGCGATCCGTAGGTATGCGTTTGAAGATTCAAATGTGTCAAGGTCTATTTTATAAATTCAAGTTTTGAAGGGTTTTCTCATAAAGCCCTCTGATTAATGGAAAATGAGATTTGTCCCAATGTTTTTGTAGCATACACCCCTCATTTGTCTACTTTCGGTTTAAGAGCAGTACCACCTACTGTACCGAAGGTAGGAATGAGTGGTGCATGCGTCCATAAGAGAGGGTGTAAATGTCACTTTTTCATTGATGTTAAAACACAAACCACACCAACTTATCTTAATTAGTCTTGCAAGCCCTTTTTTGTATTTTCCCCTCTTTTGGCTGTTTCCAATACCTTTCCTTGAGTAATGGGAAAACCTTTTGTGGCTGCTGAAATGTCTATATAAGGAGGTTTAAGGCCTGACATTACAGAGCAGTGTAAGCCTTTTCCTTCTAGCCTTGTTTTCCTAGAGCTTCTAGGATCAACCCACAGCAGGATTTTTCTTTGAATTCCCTCATATTTCCACGAgcactctcctctttctttcccAAACTCTTCTACAATCCTCTCCTCCCGCCTTCCAACCCAcagcaggattttttttttaaacctaagATCTTCCTGTTATAGCCCAAGAATCAAAATCCATCAAGTTTCAAGCTTTTATTGAAGCAGCAAGTTGTTATATTTCTCCAAAACTTAAAACACAAAAATGGGTGTTGGAGGTACCTTGCAATACTTCTCTGGCTTGTTGGGCAATGGCAACAGGCACCACGGGCGAATCCATAAAAGGAAACAGCGGCAGACTGTGGAGCTCAAGGTCAGGATGGACTGTGAAGGCTGTGAGCTCAGAGTGAAAAAGGCTCTTTCTTCAATGAGTGGTATTTTCCTTCTCTATCTACCAATCTATCTTTATTTATGTACATGTATTTAATTGTGATATGTCTATAAGGGTTATGTGGGTGATGGGTGTTGTAGTTTTTGTGATGATATCTGATGTGATTGAGTCATGTTTGGATTTGCAGGAGTCGAATCTGTGGACATAAATATGAAACAACAGAAGGTGACTGTGATTGGCTATGTGGAGCCAAACAAGGTACTGAAGAAGGTCCAAGACACAGGCAAAAGGGCTGAGATTTGGCCTTATGTTGCTTACAACCTTGTGTCACAACCCTACGGTACGCAGGCCTATGACAAGAAGGCCCCTCCTGGTTTTGTTAGGATAGTGGAGACTTCTGCCCAGAACAGCGCTGTAGCAGCTAGGCGAGATGATCAGTACAACATGTTCAGTGATGATAACCCAAATGCATGTTCCATCATGTAGAAGTTTTTCGATGAGAGAAGATGGAAGCCATGGTCTACAACCCCTCCATCTTTTAATGCATGTCATCCCTTTTGGTTTTTCTACTTCTGGTACTAAAAATGGTTCTTGTACTATTCCAATACCAAAAAGTAGGTGGAAGGAGtttatctataaaaaaaaatggggtctaaatatcattttcttaggAAAAGAAAATCATGGGTTTTTCTCTTCAGCTACATCTGATCAGTTCCCCATCCCACCACTGTAAAAAAATCAAATGTACTTTTGTTGGTTTTTGATAATAGAAGCAGAGAGATTTGAATGAGTTGCTTTGATCACGagttctgttttttatttttaattttcttattggaGAGCTGGTGGTTTATGATTCACAGATCTAGAAATGTATTGATGTACTGTTTGAAAATTAGTGTGGGTTGTTATGGGAcagctacttttttttttttttcttactttatTCTGCTGTCTTTGGATGCCGTTGTTTCTGTTTATGATTGGTTATTCAATTGCTTGTCTTACTGTTCCTAGGTATCTGTACGCTTCTTGCATGCATGATTCTTCTTGTACAAGGCCACATGGAAAATCTATAAAGAAAAATTGGCCAAGGGACCTGATTCAAGCTTTCGGGTCATGGTCTTAAGAAGAAAAGATGCACACGAGAAAGTGCTTGATGGAAGAATATCTTTAGacctttttcttttctgattCTGTGTGGCAGATGGTTGAAATTCAGAGGGAACTTCGCTCTTTTATACAATTATTTAGATGATACTGTAGTAACTTTaggtaaaaaaaaattgtaatttcaGCAGTTGATTACAACCCAGAAGAGTTCCACTTGCACATCAACATGGAGCCAATGTAAATTGCGCTGAAGAGTCCTATTGCCGTACGCGTGGGGCCACATTCTCACTcagactgttgatttgatggcTCCGCTTTGGGTGTGGGTGATGGCTTAAAAATATccctgattggaagatcctaaaccTTCAACCAGTGGCCAACTAATTAATAGGCAGTTACAAGAAAAAATTAGTGGTCCACATGAAGGGAAAGAATGAATATCAAAGCGttagatcttccaatctgagatGTTTACTGGGCAAACCTCCATCCCTTATGGGGCCCATCAAATTAATTAGCAACCTAAAATTGTTGCTTGTTTCACACAAGTGTGGATCTTGTACTGGGAAACATCAGGCTTGTTATACATAATGCTGGATTAAAGATGGAAATGCTTGGGTTAAATTAATCTTATTCACAAGACTCAGATCATGTTAGCAAAAGCAATCTCAATTCAAGTTCTTAGGgtttgtttggcaccatggatttggggcgaTTTCAAATCCCTTGTCTTGTGCGTctatttggcaccataaagtaattggggatttcaaatcccctaggtGGAAGCCAAGATTTCATCTAAAATCTACCCATGAGTCGCATGTGTAgcatgtgtgccactaggctactaatctattggACATGTGACCCACTGATGATATtccaaaataatcagattatcaaccACATCGCTAACATTACTTAGATGATTTGTgcaatccaaacattgtccatgtaaatcaatggttaaaaatctcagctgtgatcctatgcttgtagCCCTTcttagacttggaatttcatcattttcagccaAAGTATgtatttcaataggcttattacaatcattgtgtcaaacattacacatGTACACTAATTAAAGAAAGTtaattagtaattaaattcaaaccccataTACATGGGATTttgaatccatggtgccaaacacaacCAGAGGATTACAAATCCAAGGTATTtcaaatccacggtgccaaacaagGCCTTATGTTCTGGCCATGTTAAcaaattaggatgtgtttggatgcgtTTGACTCAAAAGATGAGGTTTGCTTGGGTTCGGGATTGACAGTCTCTCACACACCTGTTCATACATGCCACATGTAAaaaatctaaactgttcatcaaATCCAGCATTAAGGAAAACCTATGCTGCTGAAAATTCGGGCCTATTTTGGACACCTGAGTGAGGCCACAATCCTAAGCTCAAATCCAACTGTTGGAATGCACTAGGAAGAAAAAAATTGTTGAAACTCAATTCTCAGTGGCACCCAAACAATCCCTAAGCCTTGCATAAAAAACAATCTGCAGATTAGGAAGGTCAGGTGTTCCAATTTTAAATACACTACCTTGGCGTCTTTCGAGTAATTGTCAGAA contains:
- the LOC131232710 gene encoding heavy metal-associated isoprenylated plant protein 23-like, translating into MGVGGTLQYFSGLLGNGNRHHGRIHKRKQRQTVELKVRMDCEGCELRVKKALSSMSGVESVDINMKQQKVTVIGYVEPNKVLKKVQDTGKRAEIWPYVAYNLVSQPYGTQAYDKKAPPGFVRIVETSAQNSAVAARRDDQYNMFSDDNPNACSIM